From a single Xyrauchen texanus isolate HMW12.3.18 chromosome 26, RBS_HiC_50CHRs, whole genome shotgun sequence genomic region:
- the LOC127620388 gene encoding uncharacterized protein LOC127620388, which produces MVQRVLEQQTAIGHVLSADRKARHLTPTWQDIEVLEVINKTLTPLADFTDALSGEQYVTISSVKPVLHLFETMMAVQEDDTGLARSIKSKILHYLKEKYSDPHTQELLDIATVLDPRFKLNYVSEDNKVSVKDRLKNEMTSIGMQSPPTTDPSAQPSLPPVEKKRKTLGCFLKAAKGNEAAAPSDASQENDVDMELGSYLLTRNIDSEDDPIIWWKEHKGQYPKLSVLARK; this is translated from the exons ATGGTCCAGAGGGTCCTTGAACAGCAAACTGCTATTGGACATGTTCTCTCTGCTGACCGGAAGGCTAGACACCTGACACCAACCTGGCAGGATATCGAAGTCCTTGAAGTGATCAACAAGACACTCACCCCACTGGCAGACTTTACTGATGCTCTGTCAGGAGAGCAGTATGTTACTATCTCCTCAGTCAAGCCGGTCCTCCACCTTTTTGAGACAATGATGGCAGTGCAGGAAGATGATACAGGTCTTGCACGATCAATTAAGTCGAAAATCCTGCATTACCTTAAAGAAAAGTATAGTGATCCACACACTCAGGAGCTGCTCGACATAGCCACAGTATTGGATCCACGTTTTAAACTGAACTATGTCAGCGAGGACAACAAAGTCAGtgtcaaggacagactgaagaaTGAGATGACTAGCATTGGTATG CAAAGTCCCCCCACAACTGACCCCAGCGCCCAGCCTTCGCTGCCCCCCGTAGAAAAGAAGAGAAAGACCTTAGGTTGTTTTTTAAAAGCAGCAAAGGGCAATGAGGCAGCAGCACCATCTGATGCTTCTCAAGAGAATGATGTTGACATGGAGCTAGGCTCATATCTGCTCACAAGAAACATTGACAGCGAAGATGACCCCATAATCTGGTGGAAAGAACACAAGGGACAATATCCAAAACTGTCTGTGCTGGCAAGGAAATAA